GTGGCAAAGAGCCTCTCCCACAGTGATGAGCCACCCACATGACCTGTTCCATCTTTTTTGGGGTTTTTAAGAAGCAACAGGGGCCACATGAGGCGAACGCATGTAGCAAGACGGGGAAACGAGTGGGAGTGGGAGGAAAAGAAGACGCCGCACTGTCACCGGAGACGAAGAGCAATCCCGGCGCCAACAATTCCGCCTACCAACCAGGCAACCACCTTGTGATTCCATAAAGAGCCACCAACCGCCAGACGATCGCATCAATTTCGTTTCCCATTTTGTACGCAGCTAATAATTCTCGAGCAGCGTTGCCTGCACGCCCAGCCTGTGGTAAAAAACAAGACCCGCCGTGTCACCCGCTCAAAAGCTTCCTCGACCGCGGGCATAATCCATCCGAGACTCCTAGCCGATCGTGCACCAACCAGATGACGACCCCGACCGTCGTGCTGCTGCCGGTCTGGGCCGCCGGCCACCTCATGTCCATGCTCGACGCCGGCAAGCGGCTGCTCGCGCGCAGCGGCGGCGCGCTGTCGCTCACGGTGCTCGTCATGCCGGCGCCGGGGGAGAACCACAGGTGCGAGGTCGCCGCCCACATACAGAGGGAGGAGGCGTCCGGCCTGGACATCCGCTTCCACCACCTCCCCGCCGTCGAGCCCCCGACGGACTGCCTGGGCATCGAGGAGTTCGTCTCCCGGTTCGTGCAGCTCCACGCGGCCCACGTGAAGGCGGCCGTCTCCGGCCTGGCGTGCCCCGTGGCCGCGCTCGTCCTCGACTTCTTCTGCACGACCATGCTCGACGTGTCCCGGGAGCTCGCCGTACCGGCCTACGTGTACATCACCGCCGACGCCGCCTTCTGCGCGCTCCTCCTGCGCCTGCCGGCGCTCCACGAGGAGGTGGCCGTCGAGTTCGAGGAGATGGAGGGCATGGTGGGCGTGCCTGGCCTGCCGCCGGTGCCGCCGTCGTCCCTCCCGGTTCCGGTGATGGACAAGAAGAACCCCAACTACACGTGGTTCATGTACCACGGCAGGCGTTTCACGGAGGCCAAGGGCGTCATCATCAACACGGTCACCGAGCTGGAGCAGAGCGTTCTTGCAGCCATCGGCGACGGCTGGTGCGCGCCCGGATTTCCTGCCCCGGCGGTCTATCCAGTAGGCCCCGTGCTCTCCGTGACCCCGCCAGCGGAGCAGCCGCACGAATGCGTGCGGTGGCTGGACGCGCAGCCTCCGGCGTCCGTGGTGCTCCTCTGCTTCGGCAGCATGGGGTTCTCCACGGCGGCACAGGCGCACGAGATAGCCCACGGGCTGGAGCGCAGCGGGCACCGCTTCCTGTGGGCTCTGCGCggcccgccggctgccggcgcGGGACCAGGACAGCCCTCGGACGCGGACCTCGGGGAGCTGCTCCCGGAGGGGTTCCTGGAGAGGACGAAGGAGAAGGGCCTGGTGTGGCCGACGAAGGCCCCGCAGAAGGAGATCCTGGCGC
This DNA window, taken from Triticum aestivum cultivar Chinese Spring chromosome 1D, IWGSC CS RefSeq v2.1, whole genome shotgun sequence, encodes the following:
- the LOC123181929 gene encoding anthocyanidin 3-O-glucosyltransferase 2 — translated: MTTPTVVLLPVWAAGHLMSMLDAGKRLLARSGGALSLTVLVMPAPGENHRCEVAAHIQREEASGLDIRFHHLPAVEPPTDCLGIEEFVSRFVQLHAAHVKAAVSGLACPVAALVLDFFCTTMLDVSRELAVPAYVYITADAAFCALLLRLPALHEEVAVEFEEMEGMVGVPGLPPVPPSSLPVPVMDKKNPNYTWFMYHGRRFTEAKGVIINTVTELEQSVLAAIGDGWCAPGFPAPAVYPVGPVLSVTPPAEQPHECVRWLDAQPPASVVLLCFGSMGFSTAAQAHEIAHGLERSGHRFLWALRGPPAAGAGPGQPSDADLGELLPEGFLERTKEKGLVWPTKAPQKEILAHAAVGGFVTHGGWNSTLESLWFGVPMVPWPLYAEQHLNAFTLVAYMGVAVAMEVDRKRNNFVAASELERAVKALMERDSEEGKRAREKAAEMKAACRKAVEEGGSSYSALGRLSEAIIKGASK